A portion of the Mesobacillus sp. AQ2 genome contains these proteins:
- a CDS encoding NAD(P)/FAD-dependent oxidoreductase codes for MYDCLIVGGGIAGLQAAIQLGRYNHKTMVLDAGDGRSALCQSYHNILGYPDGVSGPQLREIGRKQAAQYGVEFVIGKAEAAKKTGAGFEVKAESGDTYEAKTLLLATGVMDRIPPFPELMPTLGISVYICPDCDGHEVKDKSTIVMGSGNPGANMALTLNYFTDKLTYVNHENKEVDEDIMSAMKKKGIKYVEGPIEKVLADGPDFRGIMLANGEKLTSERGFMAFGGNEVKSQLAQQLGVDLHKNKHVLVDPRTKMTNVENVWAAGDLVAHSEQTTIAMGDGMQASIWIHKTLLAEKE; via the coding sequence ATGTACGATTGCCTTATAGTTGGAGGGGGGATTGCCGGACTGCAGGCGGCGATTCAACTCGGACGTTACAATCATAAAACAATGGTGCTTGATGCAGGAGATGGAAGGTCCGCATTATGCCAAAGTTATCATAATATTCTTGGCTACCCGGATGGAGTAAGCGGTCCACAGTTAAGGGAAATCGGCCGAAAACAGGCTGCTCAGTATGGCGTGGAGTTTGTGATCGGAAAAGCTGAGGCTGCAAAAAAAACAGGGGCTGGTTTTGAAGTCAAAGCGGAGAGTGGAGATACTTACGAGGCGAAGACATTGCTCCTGGCCACAGGAGTCATGGACCGGATTCCTCCTTTCCCGGAGCTGATGCCTACTCTGGGAATCAGTGTGTATATCTGTCCGGATTGTGATGGACATGAAGTGAAAGACAAGTCGACAATCGTAATGGGCTCGGGGAATCCTGGCGCAAACATGGCACTGACCCTGAATTATTTCACAGATAAACTCACTTATGTGAATCATGAAAACAAAGAAGTGGACGAGGATATAATGTCCGCCATGAAGAAAAAGGGAATTAAGTATGTTGAAGGTCCAATTGAAAAGGTGCTGGCGGATGGTCCGGATTTCAGGGGGATTATGCTTGCAAATGGTGAGAAGCTGACGTCGGAACGCGGCTTCATGGCCTTTGGAGGAAATGAAGTAAAATCGCAGCTCGCGCAACAGCTTGGCGTCGACCTTCATAAAAACAAGCATGTATTAGTGGACCCAAGGACCAAGATGACCAATGTCGAAAACGTTTGGGCAGCAGGTGACCTTGTAGCCCATTCCGAGCAAACAACAATCGCGATGGGAGACGGCATGCAGGCCAGCATCTGGATCCATAAGACACTTTTAGCGGAAAAGGAATAA
- a CDS encoding ABC transporter ATP-binding protein codes for MIEIKNLSQSYKNKQVLKDINLTVEKNEYCALVGRNGAGKSTLIRSILGLQPVKKGLITLGGFPNSKGDWKKIVSYLPEKFHLYPHLTGEENMRFFASLGTGEVNEKKIEEKLKLVSLWEDRHNQIKGYSKGMLQRLGLCVMLYYDTEVLILDEPTSGLDPLGREEILQILKSLSGKTIFMASHHMDEIKQICTHVAFLENGEMTKYTVDEFLDEHLKGADSK; via the coding sequence ATGATTGAAATCAAGAATCTCTCACAATCCTATAAAAATAAACAAGTCTTGAAAGATATTAACCTTACAGTCGAGAAAAATGAATATTGTGCCCTTGTCGGGCGGAACGGTGCCGGGAAATCCACTTTGATCCGATCGATTCTCGGTTTACAGCCGGTAAAAAAAGGCTTGATAACGCTTGGAGGATTTCCAAATTCAAAAGGAGATTGGAAGAAAATCGTTTCCTATCTCCCGGAAAAGTTCCACCTGTATCCTCACCTGACTGGTGAAGAAAATATGAGGTTTTTCGCATCGCTTGGAACCGGTGAGGTCAATGAAAAGAAAATCGAAGAGAAGCTGAAGCTTGTGTCCTTGTGGGAGGACCGCCATAACCAGATAAAGGGCTACTCCAAGGGGATGCTCCAGCGCCTCGGGCTGTGCGTCATGCTCTATTACGATACAGAGGTGCTGATCCTCGATGAACCGACGAGCGGACTCGATCCTCTTGGGCGTGAGGAAATCCTGCAAATTTTGAAATCCTTGTCCGGGAAAACAATTTTCATGGCCTCCCACCATATGGATGAAATCAAGCAAATCTGTACACATGTCGCCTTTTTGGAAAATGGCGAAATGACGAAATACACCGTTGATGAATTCCTGGATGAACATTTAAAAGGAGCGGATTCGAAATGA
- the ybaK gene encoding Cys-tRNA(Pro) deacylase, producing the protein MAKVKTNAMRILDTQKVPYEILSYDANDGKIDGVTVAGKIGRDAAQVYKTLVAVGASKNLYVFVIPVEAELDLKKAAKEAGEKKVEMLPVKDIQKFTGYIRGGCSPIGMKKNYPTFLNESAKQIETIIVSAGKIGFQIELEPDQLIQATEGKYANLVTAKKD; encoded by the coding sequence ATGGCTAAGGTTAAAACGAATGCGATGCGGATTCTCGATACGCAGAAGGTGCCGTATGAGATTCTTTCTTATGACGCAAATGATGGGAAAATTGACGGTGTGACTGTTGCTGGCAAAATCGGCCGCGATGCAGCACAGGTCTACAAGACGCTTGTGGCTGTAGGGGCAAGTAAGAATTTATACGTCTTTGTCATTCCGGTTGAAGCCGAGCTGGACTTAAAAAAAGCGGCAAAGGAAGCTGGCGAGAAGAAAGTGGAAATGCTTCCGGTCAAAGACATCCAGAAATTCACCGGTTATATCCGCGGCGGCTGCTCACCGATTGGCATGAAAAAGAACTATCCAACGTTTTTAAATGAGAGCGCGAAGCAAATTGAAACCATCATCGTCAGTGCCGGGAAAATAGGATTCCAGATCGAGTTGGAACCGGATCAGCTGATTCAGGCAACGGAAGGCAAATATGCCAATTTGGTAACGGCCAAAAAAGACTAA
- the nosD gene encoding nitrous oxide reductase family maturation protein NosD has protein sequence MNRLLILFVGIGVWILSTLPVSADASLQQLIDETPINGELILENKQYDGNVEIKKPITIIGKKGTTIRGDGKGNVVLIKASNVTLKNLKIEHGSLNRSSDEEYSGIRTMGEHNQFINLVIHDVYHGLYINSSKYTLVKNIKVTGQGTGKLGSQGNGIQLVRTSNNIIEDSTISNTRDGIYVEYADKNEIRNNFVSETRYGLHYMYSNDNVFYKNRFNKNTGGAAIMHSQNILLKENQFSFNQGSRSFGLIIQTSTSNTVLDNEFYLNQRGIYLEQSTQNKIEGNKFFHNDIGVELWTTSTSQVFTKNHFKQNVANVLTIGAESYNQWNQNGAGNYWGTELSVLDLDQNQVGDSPVEYKSSLYKLVEENELAYLFLKSPAITIYEKINEVLSTQKVMVVDEFPLIEVKQESGPWGLLVIPAFAIFGWIFTKKRRRRSS, from the coding sequence ATTGATTTTAGAGAACAAGCAATACGATGGCAATGTTGAGATTAAGAAACCAATCACAATCATTGGAAAAAAAGGCACGACGATCCGGGGCGACGGGAAAGGAAATGTCGTCCTGATCAAAGCTTCGAATGTTACGTTGAAAAACTTAAAGATTGAACACGGCAGCCTAAACAGGAGCTCCGACGAGGAATATTCGGGGATCCGCACGATGGGAGAGCATAACCAGTTTATTAATCTAGTTATCCACGATGTTTACCATGGACTCTATATTAATAGTTCAAAGTACACTCTCGTCAAAAATATCAAAGTCACTGGCCAGGGAACAGGCAAGCTTGGCAGCCAGGGAAACGGCATCCAGCTTGTACGCACATCCAACAATATTATTGAAGACTCTACGATTTCCAATACACGCGACGGCATTTATGTCGAATACGCCGATAAAAATGAAATCCGCAATAATTTTGTAAGTGAAACAAGGTACGGACTGCACTATATGTACTCTAATGACAATGTTTTTTATAAAAACCGCTTCAATAAGAATACCGGCGGCGCGGCCATCATGCATTCGCAGAACATCTTATTGAAGGAGAACCAGTTTTCTTTCAACCAGGGATCCCGTTCATTCGGGCTCATCATCCAGACGAGCACAAGCAATACCGTCCTGGACAATGAATTTTACCTGAACCAGCGCGGCATTTACCTGGAGCAATCCACGCAGAACAAGATTGAGGGAAACAAGTTTTTCCACAATGACATCGGCGTGGAATTATGGACGACTTCGACATCCCAGGTATTCACGAAAAATCATTTCAAGCAAAATGTCGCCAATGTCCTGACGATTGGCGCGGAATCATATAACCAATGGAATCAAAACGGGGCGGGCAACTACTGGGGCACAGAGCTATCTGTCCTCGACCTGGACCAGAACCAGGTCGGTGACTCCCCTGTTGAATATAAATCATCACTTTACAAACTGGTAGAAGAAAATGAGCTGGCCTACTTGTTTTTAAAAAGTCCGGCAATCACAATCTATGAAAAAATCAATGAAGTTTTAAGCACCCAGAAAGTCATGGTCGTGGATGAATTCCCGCTGATTGAAGTGAAGCAGGAATCTGGACCGTGGGGCCTGCTGGTGATTCCGGCATTCGCTATTTTCGGGTGGATATTTACCAAGAAGAGAAGGAGGCGTTCATCATGA
- a CDS encoding cytochrome-c oxidase → MSIRFFKVAAVYFVIAIILGIVMGIVHDFTMSSVHAHLNLLGWVSMALFGTIYYLFPQAGDSKLASTHFWLHNIGVPVMQGGITLSMLAGGVIFTVFAIVGSLVVVIGGILFLVNVFKYVHA, encoded by the coding sequence TTGAGCATACGGTTTTTCAAGGTCGCTGCGGTCTATTTTGTTATTGCCATCATTCTAGGAATTGTTATGGGGATCGTCCATGATTTCACCATGTCCTCAGTGCATGCACACTTAAACTTGTTAGGCTGGGTCTCAATGGCCCTGTTCGGGACGATTTATTATTTATTTCCACAGGCTGGTGACAGCAAGCTTGCTTCAACGCACTTCTGGCTTCATAACATTGGAGTTCCGGTCATGCAGGGCGGGATTACATTATCCATGTTGGCAGGGGGAGTCATTTTCACCGTCTTTGCCATTGTGGGATCATTAGTCGTGGTCATTGGGGGCATTCTCTTTCTTGTGAATGTGTTCAAATATGTTCATGCATGA
- a CDS encoding FAD-dependent oxidoreductase gives MNDYTSKLPRFPEPYWRKTAELPSFPKLQEDLKTDVAIIGGGITGLTSAYLLAKAGAKVAVIEAGSILNGTTGHTTAKVTAQHGLIYDELISHFGEDHARLYYQANFDAMQFVKNLVKEQQIDCDFTEEDAYLFTNSDKEMEKLLKEFKAYEKLGVAGSEYVSEVPIPVEAMAAVVMRNQAQFHPLKFLKHLAERFTEMGGQIYENTTAVDMVEGSEPVVTTRDGHKVHCNQMIISTHFPFYDLKGFYFSRMQVHRSYVLAVKTEKEFPGGMYINAETPSRSLRYTDWNGEKLVLFGGDSHITGQDDNTHQYYEALEAFAAQTFGVKEIPFRWSAQDPTTLDKIPFVGKYSSSTDNIFVATGYRKWGMSNGINAALLMSDLVLRKDNPYVDVFEPQRFHAKPDVATFVADNATVAKELVKGKLERPLTDPESLGHDEGAAITVNGKRAGAYRDENGQLHVVDTTCTHMGCELKWNNGDRTWDCPCHGSRFSYKGDVIDGPAELPLEKVDLE, from the coding sequence ATGAACGATTATACTTCAAAGCTGCCTCGTTTCCCTGAACCTTACTGGCGTAAAACAGCTGAACTGCCTTCTTTCCCGAAGCTGCAGGAGGACCTGAAGACAGACGTTGCGATCATTGGAGGCGGAATCACAGGCTTGACCTCTGCCTACCTGCTGGCGAAAGCTGGTGCGAAAGTGGCGGTAATTGAAGCCGGCAGTATCTTAAACGGCACAACCGGGCATACAACCGCAAAGGTGACGGCACAGCACGGGTTAATTTATGACGAGCTCATCAGCCACTTTGGTGAAGATCACGCCCGCCTTTATTATCAGGCCAATTTTGACGCAATGCAATTTGTTAAAAATCTGGTGAAAGAACAGCAGATCGATTGCGATTTCACAGAAGAGGATGCCTATTTATTTACCAATTCCGATAAGGAAATGGAAAAGCTGCTTAAGGAATTCAAGGCCTATGAAAAGCTGGGTGTCGCAGGAAGTGAGTATGTATCAGAAGTACCTATTCCTGTTGAGGCGATGGCAGCCGTGGTCATGAGGAACCAGGCCCAGTTCCACCCGCTGAAATTTTTGAAACATCTGGCGGAGCGTTTTACAGAAATGGGCGGCCAAATTTATGAAAATACAACCGCAGTCGATATGGTGGAGGGCTCTGAGCCTGTCGTTACGACAAGGGACGGACATAAGGTGCACTGCAATCAGATGATCATCAGCACCCACTTCCCATTTTACGATCTAAAAGGGTTCTATTTTTCAAGGATGCAGGTCCATCGTTCCTATGTGCTTGCCGTTAAAACTGAAAAAGAATTCCCGGGCGGCATGTACATCAATGCCGAGACACCGTCACGATCCCTGCGCTATACAGACTGGAATGGCGAAAAACTGGTGCTGTTCGGCGGAGACAGCCATATCACAGGACAGGATGATAATACGCATCAGTATTATGAAGCCCTTGAGGCGTTCGCTGCCCAGACGTTCGGCGTAAAGGAAATCCCTTTCCGCTGGAGTGCGCAGGACCCGACTACACTTGATAAAATACCTTTCGTCGGAAAATACTCATCAAGCACGGATAACATCTTTGTGGCCACAGGATACCGAAAATGGGGAATGAGCAACGGTATCAATGCGGCGCTGCTGATGTCCGATCTTGTCCTAAGGAAAGACAATCCGTATGTGGATGTGTTCGAACCGCAAAGATTCCATGCAAAACCGGATGTAGCGACATTCGTTGCTGACAATGCCACTGTCGCAAAGGAACTGGTTAAAGGGAAACTGGAGCGTCCATTAACCGATCCCGAAAGCCTTGGCCACGACGAAGGCGCCGCCATAACAGTCAACGGCAAACGGGCAGGAGCCTATCGTGACGAAAACGGCCAGCTGCACGTCGTAGATACTACCTGTACCCATATGGGCTGCGAGCTAAAATGGAACAACGGCGATCGCACCTGGGATTGCCCATGCCACGGCTCACGCTTCTCCTATAAAGGAGATGTCATTGACGGGCCTGCCGAACTGCCACTGGAAAAAGTCGATCTGGAATAA
- a CDS encoding FixH family protein gives MKKLIAGFMLLMLVLAGCGSGSDFEVSLKQAPKYKAGESSPVVIEILQNGEPASGLEFTAYLEMAKMDHGTLELSFEDKGNGIYESSVELPMAGEWIANIEGEADGSGFEHVITFEAEKE, from the coding sequence ATGAAAAAATTGATCGCAGGCTTCATGCTGCTGATGTTGGTTCTGGCCGGCTGCGGATCAGGGTCGGATTTTGAAGTCAGTTTAAAGCAAGCCCCTAAATATAAAGCTGGTGAAAGTTCTCCTGTCGTGATTGAGATTTTACAGAATGGCGAGCCCGCTTCCGGTCTCGAATTCACTGCCTATCTTGAAATGGCGAAAATGGACCATGGCACACTCGAGCTAAGTTTCGAGGATAAGGGAAATGGGATCTATGAATCCAGCGTCGAACTGCCGATGGCCGGAGAATGGATCGCCAATATCGAAGGCGAAGCCGATGGTTCAGGTTTTGAACATGTGATTACATTCGAAGCGGAAAAGGAATGA
- a CDS encoding ABC transporter permease subunit, with amino-acid sequence MNYIWKEWLEQSRGKGLWLGLAMVMLSSIFLLMEARSYPAELGFDAFLLSLYDMNIYLVPIFALFISSFSIFQEKELKTSMILLTKKESNLSLMLKKSIAIQTVVVGVFVGWYFVLAIVMKMFLQFEISSFLYFIVTVVVLLLIFNQLGLFLGNITNTKMQLIGATIFTWFLFVFLIDLAFIQYVPSVSYENVKLFSWLYFLDPLHTLRFYLETSLGLFSLNNMSRLMEKMIWMAPSKFLLIDLAFWMVAFFGLAILFRSKGEKS; translated from the coding sequence ATGAACTACATTTGGAAGGAATGGCTTGAACAGTCACGCGGGAAAGGCCTTTGGCTCGGTCTGGCCATGGTCATGCTCTCTTCCATCTTCCTGTTGATGGAAGCACGCTCCTATCCAGCAGAACTCGGATTTGACGCTTTTCTTCTCTCGCTTTATGACATGAACATATACCTGGTGCCGATTTTCGCGCTGTTCATTTCGTCCTTTTCGATTTTCCAGGAAAAAGAGCTGAAGACATCGATGATCCTGCTGACAAAAAAGGAATCGAACCTGAGCCTGATGCTGAAAAAAAGCATCGCGATCCAGACCGTCGTCGTTGGCGTGTTTGTTGGCTGGTACTTCGTGCTTGCCATCGTGATGAAAATGTTCCTGCAATTTGAGATTTCCAGCTTCCTCTATTTTATCGTGACGGTCGTCGTGTTATTGCTGATTTTCAACCAACTTGGCCTCTTTTTGGGCAATATCACAAACACGAAGATGCAGCTGATCGGAGCAACGATTTTTACCTGGTTCCTGTTCGTGTTCCTGATTGACCTGGCTTTCATCCAGTATGTCCCGTCCGTTTCCTATGAAAATGTCAAACTGTTCTCGTGGCTCTACTTCCTGGACCCGCTGCACACATTGCGCTTTTACCTGGAAACATCACTCGGCCTGTTCTCGCTGAACAATATGTCACGCCTGATGGAAAAAATGATCTGGATGGCGCCATCGAAGTTTCTGTTGATTGACCTGGCCTTCTGGATGGTCGCCTTCTTCGGCCTTGCCATCCTGTTCCGCAGCAAGGGGGAAAAATCATGA
- the pgmB gene encoding beta-phosphoglucomutase: protein MTRPLKAFIFDLDGVITDTAEYHFLAWKALAEDLGITFTREDNEELKGVSRMDSLEKILELGGRMGDFSVDEKEALAEKKNEHYLTLIQNITPADLLPAIKELIRDIKDNGLKLGLASASKNAFTVMESLGMKSEFDIIVDAKTVVNGKPHPEVFLCAAEMLGVEPEACIGVEDAAAGVQAIKAAGMYAVAVGPKESFENADIVYTSTSKLSFEKIVEVYNS, encoded by the coding sequence ATGACTAGACCACTAAAAGCTTTTATTTTTGACCTTGATGGGGTCATTACGGATACAGCGGAATACCACTTTTTAGCGTGGAAGGCGCTGGCTGAGGATTTGGGAATTACTTTTACCCGTGAGGACAACGAGGAGCTGAAGGGTGTTTCCCGGATGGATTCTCTCGAAAAGATTCTTGAGCTTGGCGGCCGGATGGGGGATTTTTCAGTTGATGAAAAAGAAGCATTGGCTGAGAAGAAAAATGAGCACTACCTGACATTGATCCAGAACATCACTCCTGCTGACCTGTTGCCGGCGATCAAGGAATTGATCAGGGACATCAAAGATAATGGGCTAAAACTAGGCCTTGCGTCAGCAAGCAAGAACGCGTTCACCGTAATGGAGTCGCTCGGGATGAAATCCGAATTTGATATCATCGTTGACGCAAAAACAGTCGTAAACGGCAAGCCGCATCCGGAAGTCTTCCTGTGTGCTGCCGAAATGCTAGGCGTTGAGCCTGAAGCCTGCATCGGTGTCGAGGATGCAGCAGCTGGCGTACAGGCCATCAAAGCTGCCGGAATGTATGCAGTTGCTGTCGGTCCTAAGGAAAGCTTTGAAAATGCTGATATTGTCTATACCAGCACTTCTAAGCTTTCATTTGAGAAAATCGTAGAAGTTTATAATAGTTAA
- a CDS encoding UDP-glucose/GDP-mannose dehydrogenase family protein, which yields MEIAVFGTGYVGLVTGVCFAEMGYNVTCFDIDERKITALSEGKCPIYEPGLEEMLRRNLAERRLYFTNDSRTACRKADYIFIAVGTPENEDGSANLEYLDAAIAAIGKSLDRDGVIVIKSTVPVGTNEWVRQKLKAIIPSELRVSVVSNPEFLREGSGILDTFHADRIVIGADDHGAGRAVAKLYDPFGRPVIQTDVRSAELIKYASNAFLATKISFINEIANLCEHTGANIEDVAKGMGMDHRIGSHFLNAGIGYGGSCFPKDTKALEKLTEYYDYDFKILRSVIEVNSRQKQQLFHKAKELFGTLEGKRVAVLGLAFKPHTDDIREAPAIELIARLLGEQADISVYDPAALSNAAHLFGSGVYYAENADTAIKGADAVFIMTEWPQITEYELTRFPLLMRQPIIFDGRNCYGLDQAEAAGLTYFSIGRKAVNVHDSLKSLKR from the coding sequence ATGGAAATCGCAGTTTTTGGGACAGGCTATGTTGGCCTTGTCACCGGTGTTTGTTTTGCCGAAATGGGCTACAATGTCACTTGTTTTGATATAGATGAACGTAAAATCACTGCCCTTTCTGAAGGGAAGTGCCCGATTTATGAGCCCGGTCTTGAGGAGATGCTGAGAAGGAATCTTGCGGAGAGAAGGCTTTATTTTACAAATGATTCAAGAACCGCCTGCAGGAAGGCTGATTATATTTTCATCGCTGTCGGAACGCCTGAAAATGAAGACGGGTCGGCGAACCTGGAATATCTGGATGCCGCGATCGCCGCGATTGGCAAAAGCTTGGACAGGGATGGGGTCATTGTCATTAAAAGTACGGTGCCTGTTGGGACCAATGAATGGGTCAGGCAAAAGTTGAAGGCAATCATACCAAGTGAATTGCGGGTGTCCGTCGTTTCAAATCCTGAGTTCCTCCGCGAGGGCTCGGGTATCCTTGATACCTTCCACGCGGACCGGATTGTCATTGGAGCAGATGATCATGGGGCTGGCCGCGCGGTGGCAAAGCTGTATGACCCATTTGGAAGGCCGGTAATACAGACCGATGTCCGCAGTGCGGAGCTCATCAAGTATGCATCCAATGCTTTCCTGGCGACGAAAATCAGTTTTATCAATGAAATCGCGAATTTATGTGAACATACGGGTGCCAATATTGAGGATGTGGCAAAGGGCATGGGCATGGACCACAGGATCGGCAGCCATTTTTTAAACGCGGGGATTGGCTATGGCGGATCCTGTTTCCCGAAGGATACGAAGGCGCTGGAAAAACTGACGGAGTACTATGATTATGACTTTAAAATCCTGCGGTCCGTCATCGAGGTGAACAGCAGGCAGAAACAGCAGCTTTTTCATAAAGCGAAGGAGCTGTTTGGGACCCTTGAGGGAAAAAGGGTAGCCGTGCTGGGCCTAGCGTTCAAGCCGCATACCGATGACATCCGCGAGGCGCCTGCCATTGAGCTGATTGCCAGGCTGCTGGGCGAACAGGCAGATATCTCTGTCTATGACCCGGCTGCATTGAGCAATGCCGCCCACCTATTTGGCAGCGGGGTTTATTATGCTGAAAATGCTGACACTGCCATCAAAGGAGCGGATGCGGTTTTCATCATGACCGAATGGCCGCAAATTACGGAGTATGAATTAACGCGGTTTCCATTATTGATGCGGCAGCCAATCATTTTTGACGGCCGGAATTGCTATGGCCTCGACCAGGCAGAAGCAGCTGGACTGACGTATTTTTCTATCGGCAGGAAGGCCGTGAATGTTCACGACAGCCTAAAGAGTCTCAAGCGTTAA
- a CDS encoding glycoside hydrolase family 65 protein: MKRLFGIDSWKIVETDLNKEDFRLAESIMSLGNGHMGMRGNFEETYSGDFHRGSYIAGVWFPDKTRVGWWKNGYPNYFGKVINSTNFIGIKVLIDGEELDLHNAEVSDYYRELDMQHGILTRKFTVTLNGNETEVEAVRFLSVADQELAAIRYSVTAKNYNGNVTFVPYLDGDVRNEDSNYEEDFWYEVSRDVADYSGSLVMKTKDNPFGTPTFQVATTMQTVVEGDVSKVEVNEKAEYVENVIEVKAEQGQTVTLYKYVAVTTDRDYEAGELVSKGREVLDRSVEKGFEQLLEEHRNGWLSRWEIADIEIAGDDSAQQGIRFNLFQLFSTYYGEDSRLNIGPKGFTGEKYGGATYWDTEAYAIPLYLSTAESEVARNLLVYRHNQLEGAYHNAKQQGLKGALYPMVTFTGVECHNEWEITFEEIHRNGAIAYAIYNYVNYTGDKDYLHEYGIDVLAGISRFWADRVHFNKSKNVYMIHGVTGPNEYENNVNNNWYTNRIAVWTLRYTLEVIDLLKQNGHEARLEGLEFSTEELAKWQDIVERMYFPYDEEKGVFVQHDTFLDKDLMTVDELAAEDRPINQNWSWDKILRSCFIKQADVLQGLYFFNHEFSEEEKRRNFEFYEPMTVHESSLSPSIHAVLAAELGMEEKAYEMYNRTARLDLDNYNNDTEDGLHITSMTGAWLAIVQGFAGMRTAEGTLSFAPFIPKAWEQYSFKIIYRDHYIKVEVNQENVILTQQGPELALKLYGEDVTIPAEGKLSVKLK, from the coding sequence ATGAAAAGATTATTTGGAATTGATAGCTGGAAGATCGTCGAAACGGACTTGAATAAAGAGGATTTCCGCCTGGCTGAAAGCATCATGAGCCTTGGGAATGGACATATGGGCATGCGCGGGAATTTTGAAGAAACATACTCTGGGGATTTCCATCGCGGATCTTATATTGCCGGTGTCTGGTTCCCGGATAAAACACGTGTAGGCTGGTGGAAAAATGGCTATCCGAATTATTTTGGAAAGGTCATCAACTCCACGAACTTTATCGGCATCAAAGTACTAATTGATGGTGAAGAATTGGATTTGCACAATGCTGAAGTAAGCGATTACTATCGCGAGCTTGATATGCAGCATGGTATTTTGACACGAAAATTTACCGTCACTCTAAACGGAAATGAAACAGAAGTGGAAGCCGTTCGCTTCCTGTCAGTAGCTGATCAGGAGCTGGCCGCTATTCGTTACTCTGTCACTGCCAAAAACTATAATGGAAACGTTACCTTTGTTCCTTATCTTGATGGGGACGTCCGCAATGAAGACTCCAACTATGAAGAGGACTTCTGGTATGAAGTCAGCAGGGATGTTGCAGACTACAGCGGCAGCCTTGTCATGAAGACGAAAGACAATCCATTCGGCACTCCGACTTTCCAGGTAGCGACAACTATGCAAACGGTTGTCGAAGGCGATGTGTCAAAGGTTGAAGTAAATGAAAAAGCAGAATACGTAGAAAATGTCATCGAAGTGAAAGCTGAACAGGGACAAACTGTAACCCTTTATAAATATGTTGCTGTTACAACCGACCGTGACTATGAAGCTGGCGAACTGGTTTCAAAAGGGCGTGAAGTGCTTGATCGTTCTGTTGAAAAAGGGTTCGAACAGTTATTGGAAGAGCATAGAAATGGCTGGCTGAGCCGCTGGGAAATTGCTGATATCGAAATTGCCGGTGATGACTCTGCACAGCAGGGAATCCGCTTTAACCTGTTCCAGTTATTCTCAACTTATTATGGAGAAGATTCGCGCCTGAACATCGGCCCTAAAGGTTTCACAGGTGAAAAATATGGCGGTGCTACTTACTGGGATACAGAAGCTTACGCAATTCCGCTCTACCTTTCTACTGCAGAGTCAGAGGTTGCACGCAACCTGCTTGTCTATCGCCACAACCAGCTGGAAGGAGCCTACCATAATGCGAAGCAGCAGGGACTGAAGGGTGCACTTTACCCAATGGTTACTTTTACAGGCGTGGAGTGCCACAATGAGTGGGAGATCACGTTCGAGGAGATTCATCGTAACGGTGCGATCGCCTATGCGATATATAACTATGTGAATTACACTGGGGATAAAGATTATCTCCACGAATACGGAATTGATGTGCTCGCTGGCATCTCTCGTTTCTGGGCTGACCGAGTTCACTTCAATAAGAGCAAGAATGTCTATATGATCCATGGCGTAACAGGTCCGAATGAATACGAAAACAATGTTAACAACAACTGGTATACAAACCGTATCGCTGTATGGACACTGCGATACACGCTTGAAGTCATCGATTTACTTAAGCAGAATGGCCATGAGGCGCGCCTCGAAGGCCTTGAATTCTCTACTGAAGAACTTGCTAAGTGGCAGGATATCGTTGAAAGAATGTATTTCCCTTACGATGAAGAAAAAGGTGTCTTCGTTCAGCACGATACATTCCTTGATAAAGATTTGATGACGGTGGATGAGCTTGCAGCCGAAGATCGCCCAATCAACCAGAACTGGTCATGGGATAAAATCCTGCGCAGCTGCTTCATCAAGCAGGCAGATGTTCTTCAGGGTCTATACTTCTTCAACCATGAATTCTCGGAAGAAGAGAAGCGCCGCAACTTTGAATTCTATGAGCCAATGACCGTCCACGAGTCATCATTGTCACCAAGTATTCACGCAGTACTTGCAGCAGAGCTTGGCATGGAAGAAAAGGCATACGAAATGTACAACCGCACGGCGCGCCTTGACCTAGATAACTACAACAACGATACAGAAGACGGGCTGCACATCACAAGCATGACAGGTGCATGGCTGGCGATCGTCCAGGGCTTCGCAGGCATGCGCACAGCAGAAGGCACATTGTCATTCGCACCATTCATCCCGAAAGCCTGGGAGCAATACAGCTTCAAGATCATCTACCGCGACCACTACATCAAGGTAGAAGTGAACCAGGAAAACGTCATCCTCACACAGCAAGGACCAGAACTCGCCCTGAAACTTTACGGCGAGGACGTAACAATCCCTGCAGAAGGCAAGCTTTCTGTAAAATTGAAATAA